From a single Senegalia massiliensis genomic region:
- a CDS encoding PTS lactose/cellobiose transporter subunit IIA gives MGELEMIYFEIISAVGTARSLFIEAIGKAKSGNFEEAEQKIKEGNELFLQGHKSHSKLIQREASDEKLEFSLILVHAEDQMMSAEAFKILSEEFIDVYKRIEEGN, from the coding sequence ATGGGAGAATTAGAAATGATTTATTTTGAAATAATATCTGCAGTAGGAACTGCAAGATCACTTTTTATTGAAGCTATAGGAAAAGCAAAAAGTGGAAATTTTGAAGAAGCGGAACAAAAAATAAAAGAAGGTAATGAACTATTTTTACAAGGGCATAAATCTCATTCAAAATTAATACAAAGAGAAGCTAGTGATGAAAAACTTGAATTTAGTCTTATATTAGTTCATGCAGAAGATCAAATGATGAGTGCAGAGGCATTTAAAATATTATCAGAAGAATTTATAGATGTATATAAACGAATAGAAGAAGGTAATTAA